One part of the Rutidosis leptorrhynchoides isolate AG116_Rl617_1_P2 chromosome 1, CSIRO_AGI_Rlap_v1, whole genome shotgun sequence genome encodes these proteins:
- the LOC139855049 gene encoding uncharacterized mitochondrial protein AtMg00810-like — protein sequence MWPFKHKYNADGNLSRYKARLVANSRSEQINIDCDETFSPVVKPASIRTVLSLAPPGFRDPRYPYHVCLLQKSLYGLKQAPHAWLQRFSGYAQRIGFHQSRCDTSLFIYRQGHGIAYLLLYVDDIVLTVSSTGLLQQIISSLYKEFAMTDLGPLNYFLGIHATRTTFVLFLSQKQYTAEIIARAGMPTCHPCRTPVEPSAKLSCHGPSIKDPTLYRSLAGALQYLTFTRPDISYAVQQICLFMHDPREQHMNSFKWIIRYIQETTELGLQLYASSPTRLVAYSDADWAGCPTTRRSTSGYCVILGNNLLSWSSKHQLTPSRSSAEVEYRGVANKVAETCWIRNLLRELHCPLTSATLVYCDNVSSVYLSSNPVQHQRTKHIEIDIHFVRDLVAQGHVRVLNIPSRYQFSDIFTKGLPFALFDEFRSSLSVRRAPAPTARGC from the exons atgtggccATTTAAGCACAAGTATAATGCAGATGGTAATTTGAGCAGGTACAAGGCTCGACTTGTTGCAAACAGTCGTAGCGAGCAGATTAACATTGATTGCGATGAGACTTTCAGCCCGGTTGTCAAACCGGCATCGATACGCACTGTTCTTAGTTTGGCG CCACCAGGGTTTCGGGATCCTAGGTATCCGTATCATGTTTGCTTATTGCAGAAATCCTTATATGGCCTTAAACAAGCCCCACACGCTTGGTTGCAGCGATTTTCAGGTTATGCTCAGAGGATCGGCTTTCACCAAAGCCGTTGTGATACTTCTCTTTTTATTTATCGACAGGGACACGGTATTGCGTATCTActcttatatgttgatgatattgtcttGACAGTTTCTTCCACTGGTTTACTTCAGCAGATTATCTCTTCCTTATATAAGGAATTTGCTATGACTGATTTGGGCCCCTTGAACTACTTTCTTGGGATTCACGCCACTCGTACTACATTTGTCCTATTCCTCTCACAGAAACAGTACACCGCCGAGATTATTGCGCGAGCTGGTATGCCTACATGTCATCCCTGCAGGACCCCGGTTGAACCGAGTGCCAAACTTTCTTGTCATGGCCCTTCTATCAAGGACCCGACTCTATATCGAAGCCTTGCCGGCGCATTACAGTATCTCACGTTCACTCGACCAGATATTTCATATGCCGTTCAGCAGATCTGTCTCTTCATGCATGACCCTCGTGAGCAACACATGAACTCCTTCAAATGGATTATTCGGTACATTCAGGAAACTACTGAACTTGGTCTCCAGTTATATGCATCTTCTCCCACTAGATTGGTCGCTTACTCTGACGCTGATTGGGCAGGTTGCCCAACTACTAGACGATCTACCTCAGGCTACTGTGTTATTCTCGGTAACAACCTTCTCTCCTGGTCATCAAAACATCAGCTTACTCCATCTCGTTCCAGTGCCGAGGTAGAATATCGCGGGGTTGCAAATAAAGTTGCCGAGACATGTTGGATTCGTAATTTACTACGAGAACTTCACTGCCCTCTCACTTCCGCCACGCTTGTTTATTGTGACAATGTCAGCTCTGTTTATCTATCATCTAATCCAGTTCAACACCAGCGGACCAAGCACATTGAGATCGACATTCACTTTGTTAGAGATTTGGTTGCTCAGGGACATGTCCGGGTTCTTAATATTCCATCCAGATATCAGTTTTccgacatcttcaccaaaggtctACCGTTTGCTTTATTTGACGAGTTCAGATCCAGTTTGAGCGTTCGGCGTGCTCCCGCTCCAACTGCGAGAGGATGTTAG